One Micromonospora craniellae genomic region harbors:
- the coaE gene encoding dephospho-CoA kinase, with protein MLKIGLTGGIGSGKSAVARRLVERGAVLVDADRIAREVVAPGTDGLAEVVAAFSERVLADDGALDRAALGELVFADESARRRLEAVVHGRVRARTAELVAAAPPDAVVVNDVPLLVEVGLAATYHLVVVVHTEVETRLARLVRDRGMRRVEAERRIAAQADDDRRVAAADVLLTNDGTLDALHAAVDALWHDRLVSYEVNLRQRRAARLDRVRLAEPDPTWPQQYARLAARIRHAIAPADLRVDHIGSTAVPGLAAKDVIDIQLGVSSLAEADGPLADRLADAGFPRLPGEWWDTARTGGGRWEKRLHGSADPGRPVHLHLRVTGSPGWRYALLMRDHLRADPGRRAAYLVLKRELAASAPDSLAYATAKDPWFDEEHLRAEEWAARSGWRP; from the coding sequence GTGTTGAAGATCGGACTCACCGGCGGGATCGGTTCGGGCAAGAGCGCGGTGGCGCGCCGGCTGGTCGAGCGCGGGGCGGTACTCGTCGACGCCGACCGGATCGCGCGGGAGGTCGTCGCCCCCGGCACCGACGGTCTGGCCGAGGTCGTCGCGGCCTTCTCCGAGCGGGTACTCGCCGACGACGGCGCCCTGGACCGGGCGGCCCTCGGCGAACTGGTCTTCGCCGACGAGTCGGCCCGCCGCCGGCTGGAGGCCGTCGTGCACGGCCGGGTGCGGGCGCGTACGGCGGAACTGGTCGCCGCGGCGCCACCGGACGCCGTGGTGGTCAACGACGTACCGCTGCTGGTGGAGGTGGGGCTGGCCGCCACGTACCACCTGGTGGTCGTGGTGCACACGGAGGTGGAGACCCGGCTCGCGCGGTTGGTCCGCGACCGGGGGATGAGGCGGGTCGAGGCGGAACGGCGGATCGCCGCCCAGGCCGACGACGACCGTCGCGTGGCGGCGGCGGATGTGCTGCTGACCAACGACGGCACCCTCGACGCGCTGCATGCGGCGGTCGACGCGCTGTGGCACGACCGGCTGGTGTCCTACGAGGTCAACCTGCGCCAGCGGCGGGCGGCCCGGCTGGACCGGGTACGCCTGGCCGAACCCGACCCGACGTGGCCGCAGCAGTACGCCCGGCTGGCCGCCCGGATCCGGCACGCGATCGCCCCCGCTGACCTGCGCGTCGACCACATCGGGTCGACCGCGGTGCCGGGGCTGGCCGCCAAGGACGTGATCGACATCCAGCTCGGCGTGTCGTCGCTGGCCGAGGCGGACGGGCCGCTGGCCGACCGGCTCGCCGATGCCGGGTTCCCCCGGCTGCCCGGTGAGTGGTGGGACACTGCGCGGACCGGTGGCGGCCGGTGGGAGAAGAGGTTGCACGGCAGCGCCGACCCGGGCCGCCCGGTGCACCTGCACCTGCGGGTGACCGGTTCGCCCGGCTGGCGGTACGCGCTGCTGATGCGCGACCACCTGCGCGCCGATCCGGGCCGGCGGGCCGCGTACCTGGTGCTCAAGCGGGAGCTGGCCGCCTCTGCGCCGGACAGCTTGGCGTACGCCACGGCGAAGGACCCGTGGTTCGACGAGGAGCACCTACGGGCCGAGGAGTGGGCCGCCCGGAGCGGGTGGCGTCCCTGA